Proteins encoded by one window of Yamadazyma tenuis chromosome 2, complete sequence:
- a CDS encoding uncharacterized protein (EggNog:ENOG503NUJC; COG:P,Q) — protein sequence MKFWTPLLLAVPALCDDVSLFEWISNYEIALESCQAQIDLTATVCLIPETAAKRGLVRRDDDFDPTSCYCTMEAPFVTLIDCFVKGEGNKTSYMNSFIDSCKGLTDEPLTLDSLYSTYYSGLKHMKNVSTVENFSLTEVVDYPVLLGYKQYKINRQWEWMAEKNKNLGSIFGLSLMGYWGLVLLLATLVNWTIYLFPGFTGLFVGPLSNMWRKYVSLPAAISRRKTRAVRFGLLVPSRMESLIIFVFLFLTAMFSGINIHSVPGNEFSQGNYVARFVAIRTGIMVGYICPLLVLFAGRNNFLQWLTRWNFATFITYHRWVSRIVVLLVIIHAIGFTVSDISRDKYSARVKEGFIQWGIVACVCGGIILVQGLLVVRRKSYEAFLVIHILMAMFFVIGGYKHTLGFGYQPLYWTSIAVWAIDRLIRFTRLFVFGAPMATVTLLAEETLRVVIPKPSFWHATPGGHAFVHFIRPSCFWQSHPFTFTDSSEEGNYIVMYIKLKGGVTHGVYKHLANAPGKSAKIRVLVEGPYGEDSSARKYKNAVFIAGGNGIPGIYSECIDIARKTVDGNGPRLKLIWIIREWKSLAWFYQELRNLNNTNIDTTVFVTKPLLNLENGLTHLKPILIDSESSYSDKEKTNSDVKDSSLPCNDSDSEETSMVASIKNELSHISFQEGRPEIHDLICNEISQADGSLAFVTCGHPHMVDEVRFEVSQNLHQSKHRIEYFEQLQVWA from the coding sequence ATGAAATTTTGGACTCCCTTGTTACTAGCAGTTCCGGCACTTTGTGACGATGTAAGTTTGTTCGAGTGGATTAGCAACTATGAAATTGCTCTTGAATCATGTCAGGCCCAGATAGACCTTACAGCTACCGTCTGTCTAATTCCTGAAACCGCTGCCAAGCGTGGCCTTGTGCGTCGggatgatgactttgatcCCACTAGTTGTTATTGTACTATGGAAGCACCATTTGTCACCTTGATCGACTGTTTTGTTAAAGGTGAAGGAAATAAGACTCTGTACATGAACTCATTTATTGACAGTTGTAAAGGGTTGACGGACGAGCCCTTGACATTAGACTCGTTATATTCCACTTACTACTCCGGCTTGAAGCACATGAAAAACGTACTGACAGTGGAAAATTTCAGTTTGACAGAAGTCGTGGACTACCCTGTGTTGTTGGGCTACAAACAGTATAAAATCAACCGGCAGTGGGAATGGATGGCagagaagaacaagaacttgggtCTGATCTTTGGTTTGTCTCTCATGGGCTACTGGGGTCTtgtgttgttgttggcaaCTCTTGTCAACTGGACGATTTATTTATTCCCTGGGTTCACCGGTTTATTTGTGGGACCTTTGTCCAACATGTGGAGAAAGTACGTATCATTGCCAGCAGCCATCTCACGCAGAAAAACTCGTGCCGTCAGGTTTGGCTTGTTAGTTCCTTCTCGTATGGAATCGCTCATTatctttgtgtttttgtttttaACTGCGATGTTCTCAGGAATCAATATCCACCTGGTTCCTGGTAACGAGTTCAGTCAAGGAAACTATGTGGCACGGTTTGTGGCCATCAGAACGGGTATCATGGTTGGCTACATTTGCCCGCTCTTGGTTTTGTTCGCCGGCCGTAACAACTTTTTGCAATGGTTGACCAGATGgaattttgcaacctttaTTACCTACCACCGGTGGGTGTCAAGAATCGTTGTCTTATTGGTGATTATCCACGCAATCGGTTTCACGGTATCGGATATCAGTAGAGACAAATATTCTGCCCGGGTGAAGGAAGGCTTCATCCAATGGGGGATCGTGGcatgtgtttgtggaggaaTCATTTTGGTGCAAGGATTGCTCGTGGTGAGAAGAAAGAGCTACGAAGCATTTTTGGTGATCCACATTTTGATGGCCATGTTCTTCGTTATTGGGGGTTACAAACACACACTCGGGTTTGGTTACCAACCATTATACTGGACATCCATCGCCGTATGGGCTATTGACCGGTTAATCAGGTTTACTCGTTTATTTGTTTTCGGAGCTCCAATGGCTACTGTCACTCTTTTGGCAGAAGAAACCTTGAGAGTGGTTATCCCCAAACCAAGTTTCTGGCATGCCACTCCTGGAGGACATGCCTTTGTACATTTTATTAGACCTTCGTGTTTCTGGCAATCTCATCCATTCACCTTCACTGATTCGTCTGAAGAGGGTAACTACATCGTCATGTACATCAAATTAAAGGGTGGTGTTACTCATGGGGTCTACAAGCACTTGGCCAATGCACCCGGAAAGAGTGCTAAAATCAGAGTTTTGGTGGAAGGACCTTATGGAGAAGACTCGTCTGCTCGTAAGTATAAGAACGCTGTGTTCATAGCTGGAGGTAACGGTATTCCTGGTATTTACTCGGAGTGTATCGACATTGCCAGAAAAACCGTTGATGGAAATGGTCCTCGGTTGAAGCTCATTTGGATCATTCGGGAATGGAAGTCGTTGGCTTGGTTCTACCAAGAgttgagaaacttgaacaacaccaacatcGATACTACGGTGTTCGTGACCAAAccattgttgaatttggaaAATGGTTTGACCCATTTGAAGCCAATTCTCATAGACTCAGAATCTTCCTACTCGGACAAAGAAAAGACTAATTCGGATGTCAAAGACTCTAGTCTTCCATGTAACGATTCGGACCTGGAAGAAACTTCGATGGTGGCCTCCATCAAGAATGAGTTGTCACACATTTCTTTCCAAGAAGGAAGACCTGAAATTCACGACCTCATATGTAATGAGATTTCTCAAGCCGATGGGTCTTTGGCATTTGTCACCTGTGGTCACCCCCATATGGTTGATGAAGTTCGTTTTGAAGTATCACAGAATTTGCACCAGTCTAAGCACAGAATAGAGTATTTTGAGCAGTTACAGGTATGGGCCTAG
- the CAJ1 gene encoding DnaJ-like protein (EggNog:ENOG503NXFB; COG:O), producing MVKDTQYYDLLGVEATASDLELKKAYRKQAIKLHPDKNPDDPEAASKFQELGEAYGILKDSDKRALYDELGVEGMQERQVNSEAADIDPAEFFSMVFGGDSFKDWIGELSMINDISKTAEIFEDEEAEVGQESVSGSVPASGDVAVNDNKLSNTDKKDDVMTTEGINRRKNQKMTPEKREKILALREERKQKEAQRIQELVDKLISKIDKYDSAQHNPGALADFKKRLDTEFEDMKIESFGIELLHLIGKIYRNQASARLSSSKTFGVSKIFTNAKTTAGTVKNGYSILKTALDAQASMEQMVAEQELLQQKEILTDADHMRMAEMERLITGKFLATAWASTKFEVTGILNKVCQKLLNDKSLAKKEKNKRAKALHFIGEMMARVERSPEEAEEARIFEEMMAEASNKKKKNNNAFDQKHFEDYLATFQEVLVLCKALLRKAYKFDNYNFREYSKRKVMDEFRAHRSVSSPSEITKLYNEGINQLAMITRQTHISQMYTFDKLVVEPLKKHH from the exons ATGGTGAAAGACACACAATATTACGATCTTTTAGGCGTAGAAGCCACGGCCAGCGACCTTGAGTTGAAAAAAGCCTACCGAAAGCAAGCAATCAAGTTACATCCCGATAAAAATCCAGATGATCCCGAAGCTGCCAGTAAATTCCAGGAGTTGGGAGAAGCGTACGGAATCTTAAAAGACTCCGATAAAAGAGCACTTTACGACGAGTTGGGGGTGGAAGGTATGCAAGAGCGCCAGGTCAATAGCGAGGCTGCCGATATTGACCCGGCCGAATTCTTCTCGATGGTTTTCGGTGGAGACAGTTTCAAAGATTGGATAGGCGAGTTGAGCATGATCAATGATATCAGCAAGACGGCCGAGATCTTTGAGGATGAAGAGGCGGAAGTGGGTCAGGAGCTGGTCAGTGGCTCGGTGCCGGCTTCTGGCGATGTTGCCGTTAATGACAATAAATTGTCGAATACCGACAAAAAGGACGATGTGATGACCACCGAAGGTATCAATAGACGTAAAAACCAGAAAATGACCCCGGAGAAGCGggaaaagatcttggcgCTCCGAGAGGAAAGGAAGCAAAAGGAAGCCCAGCGAATTCAAGAATTGGTCGATAAGCTCATCAGTAAAATCGACAAGTACGACCTGGCCCAACATAATCCTGGAGCATTGGCGGACTTCAAAAAGCGCTTGGACACcgaatttgaagatatgaAGATAGAGAGCTTCGGAATTGAGTTGTTACATCTTATCGGTAAAATCTACAGGAACCAAGCGTCAGCCAGATTGCTGTCTTCCAAGACATTTGGAGTTTCGAAAATCTTTACCAATGCCAAGACCACTGCTGGCACGGTGAAGAACGGATATTCAATTCTCAAGACTGCATTGGATGCTCAGGCGTCCATGGAGCAAATGGTAGCAGAGCAAGAGCTTTTGCAACAAAAGGAGATATTAACCGATGCCGATCATATGCGCATGGCCGAAATGGAACGGTTGATCACCGGTAAATTTTTGGCCACTGCATGGGCGTCTACCAAATTCGAAGTAACGGGCATCCTTAATAAAGTGTGTCAAAAATTATTGAATGATAAGAGTCTTgccaagaaagagaaaaatAAACGTGCCAAAGCCCTTCACTTTATTGGTGAAATGATGGCCCGGGTAGAAAGATCTCCAGAGGAAGCAGAGGAGGCCCGTATATTTGAGGAGATGATGGCCGAAGCCAGcaataagaagaagaagaacaataatgcttttgatcaaaagcACTTTGAAGACTATTTGGCCACCTTT CAAGAAGTATTGGTTCTTTGTAAGGCCTTGTTGCGCAAGGCatacaagtttgacaaCTACAACTTCCGCGAGTACAGCAAACGTAAGGTCATGGATGAATTCAGAGCTCACCGCAGCGTTTCCTCGCCTTCCGAAATTACCAAATTATACAACGAAGGCATCAACCAATTAGCCATGATTACCCGGCAAACCCACATTTCCCAAATGTACACGTTCGATaaattggtggtggagccTTTGAAAAAGCATCACTAG